The DNA sequence TGAAGCACAGGATTTCTATGCCAATACACGCACGATGTCAACCCGGTTGAACAAAAACGCCCCGAGCCTACAGGGCCTCAAGAGCATGAAACATCCTTGTCAGCGCCTCGTTCAATGTCGACCGCGGGCATCCGAAATTTAGTCTCAGGAATCCCTCTCCTCCAAAATCTTTACCGTCCGAAAGCCCCACACCGGCAGCTTCGAAAAAAGCGGCCGGCGATGCCACGGGCAGGGTCCGGGCATCTATCCAGGCCAGATAAGTGGCTTCCACGTGGTTGACTTTCAGCCCTTCGGCGGCCAGGATGGCCTTCTCCACGGTATCCCTGTTCCCGATGAGGTAGTCGATGAGAGCCGTTTGCCATGCACCGCCTCCCCTGAACGCAGCCAAGGCGGCCACATAGCCGCAGGTGTTCACGCCCGAAAGGATCCCCTGCATGCACGCCTTGAACCGGGAACGCAGGTCCCTGTTTTCAATGACGGCAAAAGAGCAGTTCAGCCCGGGTATATTGAATGTTTTGCTGGGTGCCATCAGGGTAATGGTCCGCCGGGATATGTCGGGTGCAAGGGATGCGATGGGGCGGTGCGTTTTATTCCTGTCGAGCAGGAGTTCACAGTGAATCTCGTCGGAACAGATCACGATGTCGCGACGATCGCAAACAGCCGCCATCTCCGTCAATTCCCGCCGGCTGAAGACCCTCCCGGTCGGGTTGTGCGGGTTGCAGAGCGTGAAAAGAGCGGTGTGCTCCGAGACGGCACCGTCGAACCTGTCCATGTCAAGCCCCCATTGCTGACAACCGGCGATGCGGCCGTGTTCCATTTGATCCAGCGGCACCGTCAAAAGACGCCGGTCGGAATAGCTGGGAGCCGTAAAAAAAGGCGGGTACACCGGTGTGAGGGTAGCCACTTGATCACCGGCCTCACCCACGCTCCGGCAGGCGAGGTTCAATCCGCTCACCACGCCCGGAAGCCATACGATCGCTTCCGAAGGAACCGTCCACGCGTATTTTTTCT is a window from the Deltaproteobacteria bacterium genome containing:
- a CDS encoding aminotransferase class I/II-fold pyridoxal phosphate-dependent enzyme — translated: KKYAWTVPSEAIVWLPGVVSGLNLACRSVGEAGDQVATLTPVYPPFFTAPSYSDRRLLTVPLDQMEHGRIAGCQQWGLDMDRFDGAVSEHTALFTLCNPHNPTGRVFSRRELTEMAAVCDRRDIVICSDEIHCELLLDRNKTHRPIASLAPDISRRTITLMAPSKTFNIPGLNCSFAVIENRDLRSRFKACMQGILSGVNTCGYVAALAAFRGGGAWQTALIDYLIGNRDTVEKAILAAEGLKVNHVEATYLAWIDARTLPVASPAAFFEAAGVGLSDGKDFGGEGFLRLNFGCPRSTLNEALTRMFHALEAL